A single Cottoperca gobio chromosome 3, fCotGob3.1, whole genome shotgun sequence DNA region contains:
- the vstm2b gene encoding V-set and transmembrane domain-containing protein 2B isoform X2, producing the protein MEKTRLYSLLYYFILNSPLMICANAAFTEVPKDVSVGEGEDVEMPCAFKAVSPAPMSLEIQWWYLKEEVPKELTHELQISAPANRAKVVSREATKISTVRVQGNAISHRLSLSRVKKDEEGVYECRVSDLWAEETQEFTVHAMLHVALGDGMVAEEAVSHIQNRWPLRNTNTVLGGSGAGRATSEPGQGLAGGQRSGQGKQRVPQQAQPGLLPSISSTTTTSVAKSSASPLPGNAGILRQQLGAGELQCDEHHGPPPLHHSPVPA; encoded by the exons ATGGAAAAAACGCGACTCTACAGCCTCCTTTATTACTTCATCCTCAATTCACCCCTTATGATTTGTGCAAATG CTGCATTTACTGAAGTCCCGAAAGATGTGAGtgtgggggagggagaggatgtgGAAATGCCCTGCGCCTTCAAGGCTGTCAGTCCAGCGCCCATGTCTTTGGAGATCCAGTGGTGGTACCTGAAGGAGGAAGTACCTAAGGAACTGACTCATGAGCTGCAGATCAGTGCCCCGGCCAACAGAGCCAAG gTCGTTTCAAGGGAAGCCACAAAAATAAGT ACCGTGCGTGTTCAGGGCAACGCCATCTCCCACCGCCTCAGCCTGTCCAGGGTGAAGAAGGATGAGGAGGGGGTTTACGAGTGCCGCGTGTCTGACCTTTGGGCCGAGGAGACTCAGGAATTTACGGTTCATGCCATGCTGCATGTCGCGCTGGGTGACGGCATGGTGGCCGAGGAGGCTGTGTCGCACATCCAGAACCGCTGGCCGCTGAGGAATACCAACACGGTGCTGGGAGGGAGCGGAGCAGGGAGAGCCACCTCAGAGCCCGGCCAGGGGCTGgcaggaggtcagaggtcgggGCAGGGTAAGCAGCGGGTGCCTCAGCAGGCCCAGCCTGgcctcctcccctccatctcctccaccaccaccacctcggTGGCCAAGTCGTCAGCTTCACCGCTGCCGGGGAACGCAGGCATCCTCCGGCAGCAGCTGGGAGCTGGTGA